In Pomacea canaliculata isolate SZHN2017 linkage group LG12, ASM307304v1, whole genome shotgun sequence, a single genomic region encodes these proteins:
- the LOC112553208 gene encoding deoxynucleoside triphosphate triphosphohydrolase SAMHD1-like, which produces MAKTENHKDILRKVFSDPVHGHIALHPACVAIIDTPQFQRLRNIKQLGGGYFVYPGASHNRFEHSLGVCYLAGEMARTLKNGQNELDIDDKDVLCVEIAGLCHDLGHGPFSHVFDNMVVPRVREDRPDWKHEDASKTMFEHMIEENPVIKIKGDLNSNDVTFIMNMICPPPSEEEKMKDSRWPKKAFLYEIVANKRSEVDVDKMDYIARDCLHLGIRSSFDHGRFIRLTRVIRHGKKMRLCVRDKEAFNVYQLFQTRHALHKKAYKHRVTSAVEYTLAEILIKAKDVKLIPGKRKRLALPQCIDDMSAYTHLTDEIFQQIRISSKKELKQSRDLLQALERRKLFVCVAESCPIANSKCKILKEDTSKLAKETKIKKELIQQLKRHDPSFLDDTITVQVVMLDFGKKDRNPVDELCFYTKRDIDTAIKIKSTEVSHLFPKKMFQEQMVRVFLKHYWVGRKCVYDHDRQYMESVCKVFEKWCSKNKIGCKQLLKDQVLHS; this is translated from the exons ATGGCGAAAACGGAAAATCATAAAGACATTTTACGGAAG GTCTTTAGCGACCCAGTACACGGCCACATCGCTCTCCACCCGGCTTGTGTGGCAATTATCGACACACCCCAGTTTCAGCGACTACGAAACATCAAGCAGCTAGGGGGAGGCTACTTTGTCTACCCTGGCGCCTCACACAATCGCTTTGAGCATTCCCTCGG TGTGTGCTACCTGGCGGGAGAGATGGCGAGGACGCTAAAGAACGGTCAAAATGAGCTGGACATCGACGACAAAGATGTACTTTGCGTGGAAATTGCCGGGCTTTGCCATGACTTGGGACACGGGCCGTTTTCTCACGTTTTTGACAATATGGTGGTACCCCGAGTACGTGAAGACCGTCCTGACTGGAAG CACGAAGACGCCTCCAAAACAATGTTTGAGCACATGATCGAAGAGAATCCTGTCATCAAAATAAAAGGCGACTTGAACAGCAATGATGTGACTTTTATAATGAATATGATTTGCCCACCGCCTTCTGAGGAA gagaaaatgaaagatagcAGATGGCCAAAGAAAGCGTTTTTGTATGAG ATCGTGGCCAACAAGAGGAGTGAGGTGGATGTGGACAAAATGGACTACATTGCCAGAGACTGTCTTCATCTTGGCATTCGCAGTAGCTTTGACCATGGTCGCTTCATCCGTCTGACACGAGTCATTCGACACGGAAAGAAAATGCGACTTTGTGTCCGCGATAAG GAAGCATTCAATGTGTACCAGCTGTTTCAAACTCGACACGCCCTACACAAGAAAGCCTACAAGCACAGGGTGACATCTGCCGTCgaatatac gCTCGCGGAGATTTTGATTAAAGCTAAAGACGTGAAACTCATCCCTGGAAAAAG GAAGCGCTTGGCCCTTCCCCAGTGTATCGACGACATGTCTGCCTACACACACCTGACTGACGAAATATTTCAGCAGATCCGCATCAGCAGCAAGAAAGAGCTGAAacaatcacgtgacctgctgcaGGCCTTGGAAAGGCGGAAGCTCTTCGTGTGTGTAGCTGAAAGCTGTCCTATAGCAAACAGCAAATGTAAG ATTTTAAAGGAAGACACTTCAAAACTGGCGAAAGAGACGAAGATCAAGAAGGAACTTATACAGCAATTAAAGAGACACGATCCATCATTTCTGGATGATACTATTACAGTTCAG GTGGTGATGCTAGATTTTGGAAAGAAGGATCGCAACCCTGTTGATGAACTGTGTTTCTACACCAAGCGAGATATCGACACtgctataaaaataaagtcaacaGAG GTTTCCCACTTGTTCCCAAAAAAGATGTTTCAAGAGCAGATGGTTCGCGTGTTCTTGAAGCACTACTGGGTCGGACGTAAATGTGTTTATGACCATGATAGACAGTACATGGAAAGTGTGTGTAAGGTTTTCGAAAAGTGGTGTTCCAAGAACAAGATAGGATGTAAG CAACTCCTTAAGGATCAAGTTCTCCATTCGTAG